From Archaeoglobus sulfaticallidus PM70-1:
CTGTCGAGCTTAAGCTCTTTTATCGGTAGATTGACTCCAGAGAGTTCCGGCTGCATTCCTGTGGCGAGAACTACCATCTCAACCTCAGTCCTCGTTTTCTCTCCAGTGAGCGTGTTCTCTGCAACAACGATCAGATTTCCGTTCTCTCCTTCTTCAATCTTCGCAACCTTTCCCTTGACAAAGACTATGTTCTCGTCCTCGCTTACGGTTGCATAGAAATCCTCGAACCTTCCAGGGGCCCTTATATCTATGTAGAAGATGTAAACCTTTGCATCAGGATACTGCTCTCTGATGTAAGTAGCCTGCTTCATCGAAGCTAGGCAGCAAATTGCAGAGCAGTATGGCAGATGGTTCTCATCTCTCGATCCAGCACACTGCACAAACGCTATGGTATTTGGCTCCTTTCCATCGCTCGGTCTGACAATCTTGCCCTTTGTCGGCCCATTGTATGATGCCAGCCTCTCCATCATAACATTCGTTATGACATTCGGATACTTTCCAAAGCCAAGGTTCGTCAGCTTTGTAGCATCGTATGGCTTCCAGCCAGTCGCGACGATGATCGATTCAGCCTTTATGTTGATCGTCTTTTCTTCCATGCTGAAATCTATTGCATCATACTTGCATGCAGAAACGCACTTCGCACACTCATCCTTCTTACAAACACTGTCATCAATCACATACTTCATCGGAAATGCTAGATCGTGTGGCAGATAGATTGCTTTCGTTTTATCCATGCCGTAGTTGAAATCATTGTCTCTCTCTACCGGACAGACCTTGGCACACTCTCCACATGCCGTGCATTTAGATATATCCACATACCTTGGCTTTATCCTAACAGTCACATCGAAGTTTCCCGGGCTACCGCTGACATCAACAACCTCACTCATCGTCAGGAACTTTATCTTCGGATTTGTTCTTATCCTCCTGAAAAGGATTTCAAGTCCGCAGTATGGTGGACAGAGCTTCGGGAAATACTTGTAAAGCTGTGCTACCCTACCTCCAAGATATGGATTTCTCTCCACAACATATACATCATATCCAGCTTCAGAGGCTTCGAGCGCTGCACTCAGTCCTGCGATGCCCCCTCCTATAACCAAAATGTTCCCACTTAGCTGACCAGAAGGAATATTCTCTCTCATACTATGCCTCCTTAATTTTTACCCCCCTTTTCTACCATCACGCCCGATAATTTTAAAAGTTTTATCTTGTTTTTCAAGATTAACTATACTAGTATCCATTTTATAGACAATCCATTTCAGAACTGAAGAAAAATAAAAAAATCTCGTTCTCGGGGGTTTAAAGGTTTTAAAAAAATTGGGAGTAACCCTCAACCCCCGATCACACATTCTACCGCCTTATTCTGGTACAATCTGGATGTATGGTCTCTCGATGACTTCCCACTCGTCAGTCTGTGGGTTGTATCTGACATTAACGAACTTTCTCCAGTTGGCGTCGTCGAGCTCTGGATAGTCTGCTCTGTAGTAGTATCCTGGATATCTTGTCTCCTTCCTTGCAAGGATTGTTCTTGCATGCGCCTCAGCAACCCACATTCTGTGGATGTTCTCCCAGACTCTCTGCAACTCGTGGAGGTCCTCAGCAGCAAGCTTCTCACTATCCTCCTTCAGGAACTGCAGGAGCTTGAGGCCCTGCTCGATCATCTTCTCGCTGGTGGTATAGTAGGTTGAGATACCACCAACATACTCATCCATGATCTTCTGCAGTCTGAACATGAACATCTTTGGTCTGATGTAGTTCGGATTGATCTCTGGTCTTGTTGTGGCATCCTTGTACTGCTCGTAGAGGTTCAGTGGTCTGTAAACGATTTCCTTGAGTTTCTTGATTCTCTCTTCACTAACTGCTGGTGTGTAGTCCTTGTGGTCTCTTGCGAATTTGACTGCTGCCTTTCCGGCGATTCTTCCCTCTGTGAATGAACCGCTTGAGAACTTGTGACCGCTTGCTCCAGCACCATCACCGCAGGTGAAGAGACCCATGACTGTGGTCATTCTGTTGTACAGTGCCGGGAACGCATCCTTGTACTCATCCGGCATTGCATCGGATGGACCGCAGACCCAAGCACCGCTTGCACCAGCATGTGAGCCTATGAAGTATGGCTCGGATGGCATGATCTCAGATGGCTCAACTGCTGGGTCGATGTTCATTGATGCCCAGAGCAGAGCCTGGGTGATTGTCATGTCGAGGAAGTCCTCCCAAGCCTCAGCCTCGAGTTCCTTGAATTTCTTCTTCCTCTCCTTCTCGTCCGGGATCTCCTCAGCAAGTGCCTGGATAGCCTCTGGTGTCCTCATGTAGATCGGTCCTTTGCCCTCTCTCATGTCGAGGAGCATTGCATGGTTTCTCAGGCAGGTTGGCATTGGCTTCATTGAGCCGTATGGCTGGAACTTCTCAACTTCAGCCTTTCTTGTGACCATGTACTCCTCGCCAAATGCGTTTGTCGCCTTGCACTTAAAGAGCAGGAACCAAGCACCGACTGGACCATAACCATCCTTGTATCTTGCTGGAACGAATCTGACATCCATGCAAGTCAGCTCAGCACCAACCTGTGCCATTAATGCATAGGTAGATCCAGCGTTCCAAGGTGGATACCAAGCTCTACCGAGACCCTCACCGGTTGATCTCGGTCTGAAAACGTGGACTGCTCCACCCATCGCACAGATGACTGCCTTTGCCTTGAACACATAGAACTTGTCCTCTCTAACGCTGAAACCAACTGCACCGCAAACTCTGTTCGGATCGTTATCATCTGTGAGCAGGTGTGTGATCATAACTCTCTCATAGATGTTCTCTGGGTCGAGAACGCTCTTTGCCGCCTCAGCAACGATTACCTTATAGCTCTCACCGTTTATCATTACCTGCCATGGGCCCTCTCTTACATACTTGCCGTCCTTATCCTTCCAGATTGGGAGCCCCCACTTCTCGAAGAGGTGGACACTTGAGTCAACATGTCTTGCAACATCGTAAACGAGATCCTCTCTAACAATACCCATCAGGTCAGTTCTGACATACTTCACAAAGTCCTCGGGCGTCCACTGCCCGTAGCTTGCCCTACCACTCATTCCGAGGTAGGTGTTGATGGCTGAGAGACCCATTGCAACTGCACCGCTTCTATCGATAGCAGCCTTATCTACAAGGACAACTTTCATGCCGAGTGGTTTTGCCCAGTAGCATGCTTCAACTGCGGCACCACATCCAGACATTCCACCGCCAAGAATCAAAACATCTGCTTCAACTTCCTTTATTTCAGCCTCGTATGGCATGATTACACCTCCAAATAAATTTACTTCTTAAATACTGGGAACTCTACTTCAAGTGTATCCGGCTCTGAGAACAGCAACTCGCTGTCGAGATCCTCTGGCTTTGCCTCTGGGAATCCATCGTGGGCTTTGATTGAACCCTCTGGGGTTGTCCTGATTGGGAATTTGAACCTCTTTACTGTGCCGTTTCTGAACTGGACTGTCCACATGATTGAATCACTACCCCTTAGGGGTGTAACTCTCGCACCCAGTGGAGCAAAGTCTGCATAACATCTTACCTCAATAGCACCCTGTGGGCAGATCTTCACACAGTTGTAGCACTCCCAGCACATCTCTGGCTCTCTGTTGTATGCTTTCTCCTTCTCCTTATCCAATACCATAAGGTCGTTTGGGCAGATGTACTGGCAAGCTGTCTTATCCAATGCCTTACATCCATCACACTTTTCCGGGTTTACATAACTTGGCATTTTTTCACCTCCAACTCCAAATTCCGAACTCCAACTTTCCCGATTTTAGGAGCGTCATAAATTAGTTATATAAAATTCTAAAAAATTTATTAAATATCTGATGTGTCAATGTCCGGTGGTGGTATGTACTCGGACTCTTTGGCTGCGAGTTCCTTGATCTCATCGATTTTCTCGAATACTGCCTCTACAACATCAGCACCGAGACTCTTCTTGTTAACAACTTCCTGGAACAGGGCTCTCCTGAATGCCACAGGAAGATCTTCAAGGAAACTTCTCGAATCTATTCTTGCATTTGGAAACTCTGCAAGGATTTTCTGAGAAACCTCCTCTGGAACCTCTATGATCAGCTGCTTAACCTGGCCACCAAAGAGATATGCAAGTTTATTCTCGAGTCCCGTGCCTTTGATCGCCTCAAGCCTCTGGTCATCGAGCAGAATGCCTATATAGTGTACCATTTTCATCACCCCTTGCTAACCTCCATTGGAGGTACATCCACTTCAAGCGTCTTGTCCTTCTCTGCGAGATACTTCGGATTCACGAATGGATATCCATAGACCTTCCACCATTTGACAATTGCCTTGTAAACCTCAGGCCTCATGATTATGTTCGGTGGGAAGATACCCTCTGCGACCATTCCTCTTATGAAGCTTCCACTGAGTTTCTGCTTCTGATCGACATGTCCACAGGTCTCACTGTACGCCATCTCTCCACACTTGGGGCAGTACCAGAACTCTGCCATGTTTTGCGGGATGATTTTCAATCCATAATCAACTTCATTTGGTGGAGCTTCAAATCCAAAGCTTGGAATACCCTTCGTCCATAGGATCTGGGTTGCATACATGTCGTAGTACTCACCAACTGCTGCGTGGTCTCTACCAAACATGTGATGCGTGCATCCCATGTTCTGCCTGATTATACCGTGCAGCAGTGACTCGATCGGGTTACCGTATCTCATGTCCCAGAGCGTGAATGTGACCATATGCCTCTCGGGTTTGATGTAACCAAACCTGTTAACGGCAGCGTGACCCTCAAGAATCGCCTCATCTGGGTAGTCTCCTCTTCTCTTGGCACCGATAATGGCGTTTACGAGGATACCCCTGCACGGCTCGACATCTCCAGTGTATGCAGCGTTCTTCATCAGAGCCTCGTGACCAACATGCGGAACATTTCTCGTCTGGTGGGCTATAGCTGTTCTCCAGCCCTTCTTCTTGAATTCCTCTCTGCATTTAGCTGGTGGGAACCAGAACTTGTTGTATGGATCTCTGAACTTTGGCTCGTTTACTATCGTGTACTTTCCAGCGAGAACCACAGGGTTCATGGACCTGTAGATCATGTAGCCTGGATGCTTTTTGTCGAATGGAACCTTAACAACCTCGGGATTCCTTTCGGGAGTTCCAAAAGTTCTGGTTGCTATATCAACTGGATCGATCTTGTAAATCTCATCGATGTCAAGAACTGCAAAGGGCTGGCCTTTCAATCTGAGCAAAAGCCTATCTCCCTCACCAACACCGAGATTCTTGTAGTCCTCTTCACTTATATCGAACACGAGCGGGTATGGAAATACCCATTCGTTCAGCAACCTTCTCTCTTCAAGAACTCTCTCTACCTCGTTTCTGACCATTGAACCCTCAACAGGGCTGAAGAATCCATAGCAGATCGACATTATCTCTCTGTAAACATTCCTTATCGGCACGCCATCGAGCATGGTTGGTTTTATATCGTAGGTAACGCAGCCATCAGCCATCTTTTTAGCACGATCCGGATTCCTAACGACTCTATCAACTAAGTTGCCACCATGAGGTGGTGGTGTTCTCAATAACGCCATCTAATCAAACCCCCCCTTTCCAACAAAATCTAAATTATCTAAACTATATAAGTTTTTCGAATAATATCTACACGATTAATCATATATTAGCCCAATAACACCTGCACCTCTAAAATAAAAGCTATTTGGGGTTTTAAACTATAGCTAATTCATTTTAATAGCCACATGAATGGATAAAATGCCAACAAAAACAAGTACTGTTTAATTAATTACTTTTATCATTTCGAATTTTTCGAAATACCTATCGCAAAATGTTTAAATCGGATATATAGCATAACAATATGGAAGCTCTGACGGTTGATGTCGGCACCGGGACTCAAGATGTTCTTTTATATGACAGTAGCAAAAACATAAGAAACTGTCTGAAGATGATCCTTCCTTCTCCAACAAAGGTTGTTGCAGAAAGAATAAGGGTATGCACGGAATCCGGAAAGAACATCATGCTTACCGGCTACACGATGGGGGGTGGACCATGCACCCGTTATGCCAGGAAACATATTGAGAGGGGACTTAGAATATTTGCCTTCCCAAAGCCTGCATTGACATTCAATGATGACTTACAGAAGGTAAGAGAGATGGGTGTCGAGATCGTTGAGTCAGAGATGGAGGATGCTGAGAGAATAGAAATGAGAGATGCATTCATGCCAGAATTCGAGGCTTTTTTCAAAAACCTGAGTGTCAGCATTCCGGATAAAATCTTCTTTTCCGTTCAGGATCACGGATTCTCGCCAGACATGAGCAACAGGAAATTCAGGTTTATGGTGTTTGAGAGAACAGCCAGAAAAGGTAGTATTTACTCTTTCTTTTACAGGGATGTCCCTGAATACTTCAACAGGATGAGGAGCGTTGTTGAATCGATTGAGGATTATGGCAGGTCAGTAGGAAGGGAGTTCGAGGTATTCATTATCGATACGGTATTCTCCGCTGTGATTGGAGCTATGGTTGACTGCAAAGAATTTCCTGCTTTGATAGTTAACTTCGGTAACTCGCACACGATTGGGGCAGTTGTGGAT
This genomic window contains:
- the sat gene encoding sulfate adenylyltransferase, whose protein sequence is MALLRTPPPHGGNLVDRVVRNPDRAKKMADGCVTYDIKPTMLDGVPIRNVYREIMSICYGFFSPVEGSMVRNEVERVLEERRLLNEWVFPYPLVFDISEEDYKNLGVGEGDRLLLRLKGQPFAVLDIDEIYKIDPVDIATRTFGTPERNPEVVKVPFDKKHPGYMIYRSMNPVVLAGKYTIVNEPKFRDPYNKFWFPPAKCREEFKKKGWRTAIAHQTRNVPHVGHEALMKNAAYTGDVEPCRGILVNAIIGAKRRGDYPDEAILEGHAAVNRFGYIKPERHMVTFTLWDMRYGNPIESLLHGIIRQNMGCTHHMFGRDHAAVGEYYDMYATQILWTKGIPSFGFEAPPNEVDYGLKIIPQNMAEFWYCPKCGEMAYSETCGHVDQKQKLSGSFIRGMVAEGIFPPNIIMRPEVYKAIVKWWKVYGYPFVNPKYLAEKDKTLEVDVPPMEVSKG
- the aprB gene encoding adenylyl-sulfate reductase subunit beta; its protein translation is MPSYVNPEKCDGCKALDKTACQYICPNDLMVLDKEKEKAYNREPEMCWECYNCVKICPQGAIEVRCYADFAPLGARVTPLRGSDSIMWTVQFRNGTVKRFKFPIRTTPEGSIKAHDGFPEAKPEDLDSELLFSEPDTLEVEFPVFKK
- a CDS encoding CoB--CoM heterodisulfide reductase iron-sulfur subunit A family protein; amino-acid sequence: MRENIPSGQLSGNILVIGGGIAGLSAALEASEAGYDVYVVERNPYLGGRVAQLYKYFPKLCPPYCGLEILFRRIRTNPKIKFLTMSEVVDVSGSPGNFDVTVRIKPRYVDISKCTACGECAKVCPVERDNDFNYGMDKTKAIYLPHDLAFPMKYVIDDSVCKKDECAKCVSACKYDAIDFSMEEKTINIKAESIIVATGWKPYDATKLTNLGFGKYPNVITNVMMERLASYNGPTKGKIVRPSDGKEPNTIAFVQCAGSRDENHLPYCSAICCLASMKQATYIREQYPDAKVYIFYIDIRAPGRFEDFYATVSEDENIVFVKGKVAKIEEGENGNLIVVAENTLTGEKTRTEVEMVVLATGMQPELSGVNLPIKELKLDSYGFALSSPGIYVAGVAKKPSDVATAVEESTAAALKGIQIAKR
- a CDS encoding DUF6955 family protein; this translates as MVHYIGILLDDQRLEAIKGTGLENKLAYLFGGQVKQLIIEVPEEVSQKILAEFPNARIDSRSFLEDLPVAFRRALFQEVVNKKSLGADVVEAVFEKIDEIKELAAKESEYIPPPDIDTSDI
- a CDS encoding DUF1786 domain-containing protein, encoding MEALTVDVGTGTQDVLLYDSSKNIRNCLKMILPSPTKVVAERIRVCTESGKNIMLTGYTMGGGPCTRYARKHIERGLRIFAFPKPALTFNDDLQKVREMGVEIVESEMEDAERIEMRDAFMPEFEAFFKNLSVSIPDKIFFSVQDHGFSPDMSNRKFRFMVFERTARKGSIYSFFYRDVPEYFNRMRSVVESIEDYGRSVGREFEVFIIDTVFSAVIGAMVDCKEFPALIVNFGNSHTIGAVVDEDGTIYSLFEHHTFAMKQKGLEGINRFIERFVRGEISNEDVFNEGGHGAYVDEVVDVKDRVCTGPNSHLCKYRTANPAGDTMITGNIGMLKAYCELTGEELVI
- the aprA gene encoding adenylyl-sulfate reductase subunit alpha, giving the protein MPYEAEIKEVEADVLILGGGMSGCGAAVEACYWAKPLGMKVVLVDKAAIDRSGAVAMGLSAINTYLGMSGRASYGQWTPEDFVKYVRTDLMGIVREDLVYDVARHVDSSVHLFEKWGLPIWKDKDGKYVREGPWQVMINGESYKVIVAEAAKSVLDPENIYERVMITHLLTDDNDPNRVCGAVGFSVREDKFYVFKAKAVICAMGGAVHVFRPRSTGEGLGRAWYPPWNAGSTYALMAQVGAELTCMDVRFVPARYKDGYGPVGAWFLLFKCKATNAFGEEYMVTRKAEVEKFQPYGSMKPMPTCLRNHAMLLDMREGKGPIYMRTPEAIQALAEEIPDEKERKKKFKELEAEAWEDFLDMTITQALLWASMNIDPAVEPSEIMPSEPYFIGSHAGASGAWVCGPSDAMPDEYKDAFPALYNRMTTVMGLFTCGDGAGASGHKFSSGSFTEGRIAGKAAVKFARDHKDYTPAVSEERIKKLKEIVYRPLNLYEQYKDATTRPEINPNYIRPKMFMFRLQKIMDEYVGGISTYYTTSEKMIEQGLKLLQFLKEDSEKLAAEDLHELQRVWENIHRMWVAEAHARTILARKETRYPGYYYRADYPELDDANWRKFVNVRYNPQTDEWEVIERPYIQIVPE